DNA from Ictidomys tridecemlineatus isolate mIctTri1 chromosome 12, mIctTri1.hap1, whole genome shotgun sequence:
CTGTGCATCTGGATGTGTTTCAATCCAGGTGAACTAAAATAGTttcatttccacattttaaaagcaaatacctCGAAAATAACAAAAGGCGCGCCTCCTGGTTATTAGctactttctctctctgtgtatttTAAGAAACAAGGGGCTCTGTGGCAGAGCCCGGTCATTCCCATTTCTTCTCGCCACCCCTTTGGGTACCACAGGGAGCACTGCAGGAGCTCACCTGGCCGGGATGGCAGGCCCCAGCAAGCCCTCTGCACACCTGGCCCACTCAAAGCAAGCATCTCCAACCCGTGCAAGCACCTGCTCTCTGTCTGCTGTGAGCGGATGTTGCTGTGGTTACATCTGGAATCCACCCCCCtctgtgaaaaatatcattgggGTCAGAAGCCTCCTTGGTGGGGTTGAGTGCTGCCTTGGCACCCCCCAGCCCACGGTGCTCTGCACTAAGGGGCTGCCACCCCCACGGCTGCCACTTCTCCGCTCAGGGCTGGAGGGCCCCAAGTCAGCTACAGATGACTTCCGGGACACCAAGATTCAATGACTGTTTGGAGCTGTGCACCCAAAAATCCAACCAGCACCCGGTAGGAAGGTGGTTCCCAAGATCCAAACATCTGGAGGTTGACTGGAGTCTCCCCTAGTTGGGAAAGGCTCTCCCTATCCAAGCACCCTTTTTCCACCTTTATGACTGCATCCTGTAGCCAGGAGGGCCAAATGACACTCCTGCAATGACAGCATTGACCAGGCACAGGGGGACATTCCAGCTAAAGCAAAGCTTGCCCTTTTAATTGGGGCCTGTCCTCTCATCCATGTGCACCACAGGGACAGCACTGTGTCTGCACAGCcagggagacacacacacacacacacacacatacatacacacacacacacacacacacccctgcacAAGTCCTTGCAAAGGTTTTGCTTCCCTTTGAAAATGCTGCATCTCCTTGTGTAAGTCCTTGATGACATGGGTATACTACATCTACCCCAGCCTTGCCAGAATAGTGACTTCAAACCACTTAACTGCCCATTAAAAGGAGAACCAAacctgggcactgtggcacacgcttgtaatcccagtggcttagaagcCTGAGGCAacaggatcaaaagttcaaagccagcctcagcaaaagtgaggctctaagcacctcagtgagaccctgtctctaaataaaatacaaaatagggctggggatgtggctcagcggtcgagggcctctgggttcaatcaggTACCCCACCCTACCCCCCTCTAAAAAAGGAGAACCAAATTAGAAACACCTACATAAAATGCACCCACTTAAAAGAAAGggctggccaggtgcagtggtgcaggtCTGTCAACCCatcaacttgagaggctgaagcagaaggatcagaagttcaagttcagcttggataatttagcaagaccctgtcttaaaattaaaaaaagaaaggatggaggatgtaactcagtggtggagcacgcctgggttcaatccccattaccaaaaaataagaaatcaagaaTGGGGTAGACCCATAACTGCTGGCACAAAAAGCTTTCCTTCTAGTGTAATAAGAAAAGGAAGTTGCTGggctgggcctgtagctcagcagtagagcattgccttgctgtggaaggcactgggttgaatcctcagcacatcatgaaaataaataaaggtactctgtccatctacaaaacacacacacacacacacacacacacatatataaaagaaaagtaaGTTGCAAATTTAACATGCGATATAAACATCTGTCTGTGCACAGATAACATCTAAAGGATACACTCAAATGTAACAGTGGTTTTCTCTGGAGACTTTGTAGTCACTTTTGTgttgtctgaagtttttttttttatatttattttttagttatagttggacacaatacctttatttcacttatttattttttttatgtggtggtgaggattcaacccagggtcttgcatgtgcaaggtgagtgctctactgctgagccacaaagtTTCTTAAGAATATATTactcttgggctggagatgtggctcaagcggtagcacgctcgcctggcatgcgtgcggcccaggttcgatcctcagcaccacatacaaacaaagatgttgtgtccgccaataactaaaaaaataaataaatatttaaaattctctctctcactctttctaaaaaaaaaaaaaagggatgtcaaaaaaaaagaatatattactCTTGTAACTTAAAACACACTTTAAAAGCACTTCTAAATAGAACATGCTTCATGTTAGAGTAAGCATTTTGGATACTTTGAGGAGGGGAGACACTGAAatcaaagtaatttaaaaaaaatttttttaaagcccagccaggggctggggctgtagctaagtggtaCAGCACTTGGGTAGCATGTGGCCCTGGTTTctatcccagcactgcaaaaaataaataagtaataacaataacttaaaaaattaaaagcctgcTGGCCCGTGTTTGCTTCAATCTGGCCCCAGCAGGGGAGCAAACAGCTCAGGGCAGCTGTGACATGACAATGGGGAACAGAGGGCACATCAAGATACTAGGCACAGGTCCTCGCTTGCAGAACTCAGGCAAGGCAGGCCAGTGGAATGGCCTGCCAGTGGCTGGCCTCTGGAATCCAACAGCAGCTGGAGGGGCAGCACAGTGGGGGGCTCCCTGAGAAGACCCCCAAGCCCTGAAGAAACTGGGAGAGAAGAGcaggccagggaggaggagggaagaatgcCTCTTCCCTACATTCTCCCAGGCCACACAATGTCCCTGCCAGCACCCAGAGTGAAGTCCCATCAGACAGCCTGGGAGCTGGTCCCAGGGCCAAGAGAAGAGCTTCCCAGGCAGAAGCAGCAGACAGGGCCATGCCCAGAGGAGCAGAGCCTAGGGGACCCTGATCCTGTGAGGCTGCAGAGCAGGAGCATAGGAAGGCAGGCcaggtggggagggcagggctgggaggagccaGCACCCAGCAGTGCAGGTCATAGGAAGCCACCAGAGTGACAGTGTCAGATCCCACTTAGGGAATGACCTTCATAGCAGGGGGGCTAGAGGACCCCTCCATACACAGGGTCTGGAGTGGAGACTGCTGCCTGGTAAGTCCTCCTCGCTGGAGAAACAGTCCAGAGGCCTGGTCACCAAAGGACACCAGTGCCCCTAATGCTTTCCTGCTAGGTGCCTCAAGGCAGTTCCCCCAGAACGTCCCCTGCCCCATTTCTCACGAGGCAGGCATTCCCCTTCTCAGCCCCAAGGAGACACAAGCCTCGAATGAGGGTGCAGTGGACACTCCTCCCTGACCGCTCCGCCTGTTTCCTGAAAGTTTTAATTTCCCCTTATTGTCTGTCACTCGCACAAGAGGCTGTTCCAAGGGCCGTTTTCAAACTTTGTCCTCACCCTTAAACCCAGTTTTCAGCTGTCCTATGATGCTCCCCGAGGCTATTTTTCTGGCCCTATCACAGCTCCCAGCCCCCTCGCCAGGCGGGAAGGTGACAACCGCGAAAAGGAGGCCGATCTCCTCTGTGGGGGCTTCGGGTGACATCACATCCTCCAGTGCGAAGTCAGGCTCTGAGGCCGGTCGAAGGGCAAACTTCCCCGTCCTCGCCCCGCGGTTCCTGAGCGCCGCAGTCCACCGCGCAGGGATCGCGCCATGGCCTCGCAGGGGACCTCGTGGCTGCTGCCGCTGGCGCTGCTGCTCGGTGAGCGCGGGCCCAGGGCGCGCAGCGGTGCGAGGTCGACAGGGCCGGGGCCCGTGGGGCCGGGAGGCCGGCAGGGTGCGGCAGGGTGAGGGCAGGGGCGCGGGCCACCTGCTCAGCCCTGCTGCTGCCCCCCGCTGCTTCCACTGCAGGCGCCGCCGTCGCCCTTGGGTCCATCCAGTTCCGAATGCTGCCGCCGAGGGTGGACGCGGAAATCGGCCGGCGGCTGGACCTGCGCTGCGAGGTGATGACGGCCAGCGGGGCCCAGAGCTGCTCGTGGCTCTACCAGCCGCCGGGCGTGGTCGTCAGGCCCACCTTCCTCATGTACATCTCCACCCACCGGACCAAGCTGGCCGAGAAACTGGACCCGCAACAGTTCACGGGCACGAAATCCAGAGACAGCTACACCCTCACCCTGAACAGCTTCCGCGAGGAGGACCAAGGATACTACTTCTGCACGGTGGTGGTCAATTCGGAGATATCCTTCAGTCCCTTGGTGCCGGTCTTCCTGCCAGGTCCGGGCGTGGGGCGCGGCGCCTCTCGGCATGGGGCTTGGGGTCACCTCTGAGCACTCCTGGGGGCTACTTTGATGTGGTTTCCATTACACAGGCGTGGAAACTGAGGCTAAGGTGTGCTAGGTGGGGACCAGAGGtgactttctttgttttttttttttttaatgtacggaggatccaactcagggcactcaaccactgagacacaccccagccctattttgcattttatgtagagacagggtctcactgagttgcttaggacctcactgttgctgaggctggctttgaactgacgatcctcctgcctcagcctcccagcggCGGGGATCATAGGCGTGGGCCGCTGCGACGGCTGGAGGCGGCTTTGGTGCCACCGACCATCGCTtgtgtggccctgggcaagtGTCTTAAACCCCTGCACCTGTGCTTGCTGGCAGCAGAACCCGGTTGTTAGCCAGACTCACAGGTTGCTAGCGAGCCTGGC
Protein-coding regions in this window:
- the Cd8a gene encoding T-cell surface glycoprotein CD8 alpha chain; the encoded protein is MASQGTSWLLPLALLLGAAVALGSIQFRMLPPRVDAEIGRRLDLRCEVMTASGAQSCSWLYQPPGVVVRPTFLMYISTHRTKLAEKLDPQQFTGTKSRDSYTLTLNSFREEDQGYYFCTVVVNSEISFSPLVPVFLPVEPSPTPAPRLPTPAPPTTLLPKSVRPEICRPATGGAADTRWLDFACDIYIWAPLAGTCAVLLLSLVITVICHHRKRRRVCKCPRPVIRAGGKPGLSERSV